One window from the genome of Saccharomyces mikatae IFO 1815 strain IFO1815 genome assembly, chromosome: 4 encodes:
- the SNM1 gene encoding Snm1p (similar to Saccharomyces cerevisiae SNM1 (YDR478W); ancestral locus Anc_5.613), translating to MNKDQIEKYQERSLRKKYNMLHMLPTLSSKALSGLYYKNFHNSVKRYQITLPEQLRNGKFCSYCGSTYVPNFNATLQITIRAEQDALSKPGNKNMEAPKKCVTVDCLNCGKSTLFEWEPSMIDLAIEQDTTITTNSTTNRKVAPAVEMPRKGKVNSGKDRSKKRKLNSLTNLLSKRNQEKKMEKKKSSLLSLESFMKS from the coding sequence ATGAATAAAGATCAGATAGAGAAATATCAAGAACGAAGCCTGCGAAAAAAGTACAATATGCTACATATGCTACCAACACTAAGCTCCAAAGCGTTATCTGGCCTATACTATAAGAATTTCCATAATTCCGTGAAGCGATATCAAATCACTTTGCCTGAACAACTAAGAAACGGGAAATTTTGCTCTTATTGTGGATCCACTTATGTTCCGAATTTTAATGCAACGCTTCAGATAACAATTAGAGCAGAGCAAGATGCCTTATCAAAACCCGGTAATAAAAATATGGAAGCGCCCAAAAAATGCGTTACTGTTGACTGCTTAAATTGTGGAAAGTCAACTCTATTTGAGTGGGAACCTAGCATGATTGACCTAGCAATAGAGCAAGATACTACTATTACGACTAACAGCACAACCAATAGAAAAGTTGCGCCGGCAGTAGAAATGCCTCGAAAGGGTAAGGTTAATAGCGGTAAAGACAGGtccaagaaaagaaagttaaaTTCACTCACAAatcttttatcaaaaaggaatcaggagaaaaaaatggaaaaaaaaaaaagttcattaCTGTCATTAGAAAGTTTTATGAAAAGCTAG
- the PEX29 gene encoding Pex29p (similar to Saccharomyces cerevisiae PEX29 (YDR479C); ancestral locus Anc_5.614): protein MDSVTNFFWNDTNNAGVATKSTLKGKKVHSGVEGKSQANKEGISNVTKTSDSMRGSVSSASGQNAGGGGFPSTSNIQKMMTDTLVEKIIKMALPPSSKTAVDTIHHRMVAGKERPKLSVQITSRNFIQMNSRLGVPFMIMDELIKILNWANPAYTVSIMFLYTFIVLKPFQMLSSIPIFYLLFGVMVPQYLYIHKPNPTPYLDNNQTPAQGPPLRRPEVPKPVPELSQEFVLNLTDLQNHMLLYVKFYDFTLLLLQKFAFFTNEAISSFYFIVLLIIATLNFLYMDKFIKLIPIKPVLILFGWCFIIASYPSNREYLLTKLNSEETRLKTLTITTNVETKILQHLKLIEAREHRLVVIFEIQKYLPENKEWRSVGFSGDDYSLFSNLRIYQRPIEENSVKSLEEIKPPKDWEWEASSHWVLDLDPKEWVEDEFIQYVEIDSETKWVYDLNLDGQRGSYRRRMWTNSCVRKKLDSSISANLGEEEVINPLREETYRQGVHGVTKGSMSGGLTHSSDDDHDDDENIANMDSADANISYPSIEELTDTLNTTI, encoded by the coding sequence ATGGACTCTGTTACGAATTTTTTCTGGAATGATACCAATAATGCTGGCGTTGCAACTAAATCAACACTTAAGGGAAAGAAAGTGCATAGTGGCGTAGAGGGGAAAAGCCAAGCAAATAAGGAGGGTATATCTAATGTCACTAAAACGAGTGATTCTATGCGTGGTAGTGTGTCATCTGCCAGTGGTCAAAATGCTGGTGGTGGGGGTTTTCCGTCGACGTCgaatattcaaaagatgATGACGGATACGCTCGTAGAGAAGATAATCAAGATGGCATTACCGCCCTCTTCCAAAACGGCGGTTGATACGATTCATCATCGTATGGTTGCTGGTAAAGAGAGGCCTAAATTATCTGTACAGATTACTAGTAGGAATTTTATACAGATGAATTCGAGGTTAGGGGTACCATTCATGATTATGGATGAACTTATAAAGATCTTAAATTGGGCAAATCCAGCGTACACGGTATCTATCATGTTCTTGTACACGTTTATTGTCTTAAAACCATTCCAAATGCTTTCCTCTATCCCTATTTTTTATCTATTATTCGGCGTTATGGTCCCGCAATACCTCTACATCCATAAGCCAAACCCGACACCCTATTTGGACAATAACCAAACACCCGCGCAGGGCCCACCTTTGCGAAGACCTGAGGTGCCCAAACCAGTTCCTGAACTGAGTCAAGAATTTGTCCTAAACCTTACGGATTTACAGAACCATATGCTACTATATGTGAAATTCTACGATTTTACACTACTCTTATTACAGAAATTTGCGTTCTTCACCAATGAGGCAATTTCGTcgttttattttattgtatTGCTGATAATAGCTACGCTGAACTTTCTGTATATGGATAAATTCATTAAGCTTATTCCAATCAAACCCGTTTTAATATTGTTTGGTTGGTGTTTTATTATTGCCTCATATCCATCTAATCGCGAATATCTGCTAACTAAATTAAATTCAGAAGAAACACGATTAAAAACTCTGACTATAACCACCAACGTTGAAACTAAGATTTTACAACATTTGAAGCTCATTGAGGCCAGGGAACATCGATTAGTTGTGATCTTTGAGATTCAAAAGTATCTTCCTGAAAACAAAGAGTGGCGTTCGGTCGGATTTTCTGGTGATGACTACTCTCTCTTCTCTAATCTGagaatatatcaaagaCCTATCGAGGAAAATTCAGTGAAGTCgttagaagaaataaagcCACCTAAAGACTGGGAATGGGAAGCAAGTTCTCATTGGGTGCTTGATTTAGATCCAAAAGAATGGGTGGAGGACGAGTTTATTCAGTATGTGGAGATAGATTCTGAAACCAAATGGGTATATGACCTCAATCTCGATGGGCAAAGAGGTTCATATAGAAGGCGAATGTGGACCAATAGTTGTGTCCGAAAAAAGCTAGATTCCAGTATCTCTGCAAATCTTGGCGAGGAAGAAGTAATTAATCCTTTGAGAGAAGAAACATACAGGCAAGGTGTGCATGGTGTGACGAAGGGTTCAATGAGCGGTGGTTTAACTCATAGTAGCGACGATGACcatgacgatgatgaaaatattgcTAATATGGACAGTGCTGATGCTAATATATCTTACCCGTCAATTGAAGAGCTCACAGACACTCTTAATACAACTATATAA
- the DIG2 gene encoding Dig2p (similar to Saccharomyces cerevisiae DIG2 (YDR480W) and DIG1 (YPL049C); ancestral locus Anc_8.499) produces MNKQEEDRPQREQISTVQENDPGKLQQLGMLLVSPGLDEERLSEKMISKIKKSKDIERNQKLLISKLSQKEEDHTGKPPTITISSAEKTVPFKPPNHSLKRKRIPPALNFSDIQSPSQLHASKSAPPNITRFPRHKSNLRVRYMGRLAPSVQDYSSPITNSCMTATYPYPYTGLPSVPYYPYISTPTHSHPYEGYYSMYPNTLYNGTVTSADHQAKRKKATGRSAHLDDLTSRKRGFISRRHHSGDSITSKIDRDTECPVTRHSLSEDASLNDDADDYNDKERSIIGEISLYDDVFKFEVCNDKDDYMKACEKIWNEWHNLKR; encoded by the coding sequence ATGAATAAACAGGAAGAAGATAGGCCACAGCGAGAGCAAATTTCAACGGTCCAGGAAAATGATCCCGGGAAGCTGCAACAACTAGGAATGTTGTTAGTATCCCCAGGATTAGATGAGGAGAGATTGAGTGAGAAAATGATTTCGAAGATTAAAAAATCCAAGGATATTGAGCGGAACCAAAAACTACTGATATCTAAGCTGTCTCAAAAAGAGGAGGATCATACTGGTAAGCCTCCTACTATTACCATTTCTTCAGCAGAAAAAACTGTACCTTTCAAACCGCCGAATCATTCtttgaagaggaagaggattCCTCCGGCATTGAACTTTTCCGACATACAATCACCTTCCCAATTGCATGCGTCTAAAAGTGCTCCGCCAAACATAACAAGGTTCCCACGACATAAAAGCAATCTTAGAGTCAGATATATGGGTAGACTGGCTCCTTCTGTCCAAGATTATTCTTCTCCAATAACGAATTCATGTATGACAGCAACCTACCCTTATCCTTATACTGGACTGCCGTCAGTACCATATTACCCATATATTTCAACGCCAACACACTCCCACCCCTACGAAGGCTATTATTCGATGTATCCCAATACTTTATATAATGGAACAGTAACATCGGCAGATCATCAAGCAAAGCGGAAGAAAGCCACAGGGAGGTCTGCACACTTGGACGATCTGACTTCCAGAAAAAGGGGCTTTATTTCTAGACGTCACCACAGCGGCGACTCTATCACCAGTAAAATTGATAGAGACACAGAATGTCCTGTTACCAGACATTCATTAAGCGAGGACGCTTCGCTTAACGACGATGCAGATGATTACAAcgacaaagaaagaagcatAATTGGAGAAATTTCTCTGTATGAtgatgttttcaaatttgaagtttGCAACGACAAAGATGATTATATGAAAGCGTGTGAGAAAATATGGAACGAATGGCATAACTTGAAGAGATGA